Proteins encoded together in one Flavobacterium keumense window:
- a CDS encoding SusC/RagA family TonB-linked outer membrane protein, producing MKIKYFKNQKSIYTIMMLFIVLISFAQQNRLKGKVYSDDGAPLPGASVLVQGTKQGTVTDFDGNFTINANIGSVLIITYVGYIDGKVEVNSQTSYKITLKSATNTLNEIVVTGYSREKKSDISGAITVVKVADIAQESSPNILTALQGRVAGLQINSGGTPGGNDSQITIRGLTTVNSGSAPLWVIDGVQTTNSSALNPEEIESIQVLKDGASAAIYGTSAANGVIVVTTKKGKKGVSEFSFKSEITTNTLRDKIKLLNAQQWADVEYQSQLGAGIAIPTHPILQNNGSGFTIPQFLDANGLVSSSDTDWVKAITQQSISTNTDFSYRKGTDKLNLYSQLSYSKDNGIQKYTYYDRINMRLNASYKLWKDKITIGENLLYSKFNEVKANEFENSILQNPLIPIYTNKGDYAAPIGGGLQDKPNTLANLWSNRNNVQKNNRILGNIYLDYSVLDNLTFNTTLNFDYGTYKFNTASESFSVNGAVPSVFQNITTSAVDNDYLATIFTNTLKYDRKFNKHSVSLLLGVENSARKDNSFTDLIRGVDITGANGYVVKNDAQFQTIIGKVQSYKISQFGSLKYIFNDKYILSGSIRRDGSSRFGPNNKYAIFPAGSFAWNANKENFLKNNKYVSNLKLRASWGVNGNDLIGDYLYLSSFINNSVAGVVEFSDYDIAGTGIGSSSGVLQSRQANPDIKWEKTEQYNVGFDLGLFNDRISIQTDYFVKTTNDLILNPIALSVTGESTPPTINAGSVSNKGFETVLSYKNKSENSFKYGLDVNFAMYKNNVESLDSDSNFLLNNGVAITQKGSPIASFYGLIADGIFRTPEEVAVHADQPGKALGRLRYRDINGDGVINQSDRTIIGSPHPDFIYGVNLYGSYKNFDFSMYFDGKQGNKIYNTQRYLMDFDYFAFNHGTNTLDAWSPSKANSNVPALSTLNTNNELQPSSYYVEDGSYIRLKTISLGYTFNEKITKLLRLNKLRMYLLGQNLFSITSFTGFDYEVSGLSANGIGIAGYGIPHSKSITFGITTNF from the coding sequence ATGAAAATTAAGTATTTCAAAAATCAGAAAAGCATTTATACAATTATGATGCTTTTCATTGTACTTATCTCTTTTGCTCAGCAAAACAGGCTGAAAGGGAAGGTATACTCAGATGATGGAGCCCCTTTGCCAGGAGCTAGTGTACTTGTCCAAGGGACAAAACAAGGAACGGTTACTGATTTTGACGGTAATTTTACTATCAACGCTAACATAGGCAGTGTTTTAATAATAACTTATGTTGGCTATATCGATGGGAAAGTTGAGGTGAATTCGCAAACTAGTTATAAGATCACATTGAAATCAGCTACAAATACCCTGAATGAAATTGTAGTTACAGGATATAGTAGAGAGAAAAAATCTGACATATCCGGTGCTATTACAGTAGTAAAGGTTGCGGATATTGCTCAGGAATCTAGTCCTAATATTCTTACCGCTTTACAAGGGAGAGTTGCAGGATTACAGATAAATTCCGGAGGTACTCCTGGGGGTAATGATTCTCAAATCACGATTAGAGGATTAACAACAGTAAATAGTGGTTCTGCTCCATTGTGGGTTATTGATGGTGTACAAACAACAAATTCTTCGGCATTAAATCCAGAAGAAATTGAATCAATACAAGTATTAAAAGATGGTGCTTCTGCTGCAATATATGGTACTTCTGCTGCTAATGGTGTAATTGTAGTCACTACCAAAAAAGGTAAGAAAGGAGTTTCTGAATTTAGTTTTAAATCTGAAATAACAACAAATACACTTCGTGATAAAATTAAATTGTTAAATGCTCAACAATGGGCAGATGTAGAGTATCAATCACAATTAGGAGCAGGGATTGCTATACCTACTCATCCTATTTTACAAAATAATGGTTCAGGGTTTACTATTCCTCAGTTTTTAGATGCCAATGGTTTAGTTTCTTCTTCGGATACGGATTGGGTTAAAGCAATAACACAACAATCTATTTCTACTAATACAGATTTTTCATATAGAAAAGGTACTGATAAATTGAATTTGTATTCTCAATTAAGTTATTCTAAAGATAATGGTATTCAAAAATATACATATTACGATCGTATCAACATGAGGTTAAATGCTTCGTATAAATTATGGAAGGATAAAATAACTATTGGTGAGAATTTATTGTATTCTAAATTTAATGAAGTTAAAGCAAATGAATTTGAAAACTCAATTTTACAAAATCCATTAATCCCAATTTACACAAACAAGGGAGATTATGCTGCTCCTATCGGAGGAGGATTACAAGACAAACCAAATACTTTGGCCAATTTGTGGAGTAATAGGAATAATGTTCAGAAAAATAATCGAATTTTAGGAAATATCTATTTAGATTATTCAGTATTAGATAATTTAACGTTTAATACCACTTTGAATTTTGATTATGGAACTTATAAGTTCAATACAGCATCAGAATCTTTTTCAGTTAATGGGGCTGTCCCTTCTGTATTCCAAAACATTACAACATCAGCTGTTGATAACGATTACTTGGCAACTATTTTTACAAATACACTTAAATATGATAGAAAGTTCAATAAACATTCTGTTTCATTATTGTTAGGTGTTGAAAATTCTGCTAGAAAAGATAATTCCTTTACAGATTTAATAAGAGGTGTAGATATAACAGGAGCAAATGGCTATGTGGTTAAAAATGATGCTCAATTTCAGACAATTATAGGAAAAGTACAATCCTATAAGATTTCACAATTTGGGTCTTTAAAATATATTTTTAATGATAAATATATTTTATCTGGAAGTATCAGAAGAGATGGTTCTTCTCGTTTTGGACCGAATAACAAATATGCTATTTTCCCTGCTGGATCATTTGCTTGGAATGCAAATAAAGAAAATTTCCTAAAAAATAATAAATACGTTTCTAATTTAAAATTAAGAGCCTCTTGGGGGGTTAATGGGAATGATTTAATTGGAGATTATCTCTATTTATCTAGCTTTATTAATAATAGTGTAGCTGGAGTAGTTGAATTTTCTGATTATGATATTGCAGGTACAGGTATTGGTTCATCGAGTGGTGTATTGCAATCAAGACAAGCTAACCCTGATATTAAATGGGAAAAAACAGAACAATATAATGTGGGTTTTGATTTGGGGTTATTTAATGACCGTATTTCAATTCAGACTGATTATTTCGTGAAAACTACAAATGATTTGATTTTAAACCCTATTGCGCTTTCTGTAACTGGTGAATCTACACCTCCAACAATTAATGCGGGTTCTGTTAGCAACAAAGGTTTTGAAACAGTGCTGAGTTATAAAAACAAATCAGAAAATAGTTTTAAATATGGTTTAGATGTAAATTTTGCGATGTACAAAAATAACGTTGAAAGTTTAGATTCTGATTCGAATTTCTTATTAAATAATGGTGTAGCAATAACTCAAAAAGGTTCGCCAATTGCATCATTTTATGGTTTGATTGCTGATGGTATTTTTAGAACTCCAGAAGAAGTTGCAGTGCATGCCGACCAGCCAGGCAAAGCACTTGGTAGATTGCGATACAGAGATATTAATGGAGATGGTGTTATAAATCAATCAGATAGAACTATTATTGGTAGTCCACATCCAGATTTCATATATGGTGTGAATCTGTATGGATCTTATAAGAACTTTGATTTTTCTATGTATTTTGATGGAAAACAAGGAAACAAAATTTATAATACACAACGATATTTAATGGATTTTGACTATTTCGCTTTTAATCACGGTACCAATACTCTTGATGCTTGGTCACCAAGTAAAGCAAATTCAAATGTCCCAGCCTTATCAACGTTGAATACAAACAACGAATTACAACCTTCGAGTTATTATGTTGAAGATGGATCGTATATCAGATTGAAAACAATTTCATTAGGGTATACTTTTAATGAAAAAATCACAAAATTATTACGATTGAATAAATTAAGGATGTATTTATTAGGTCAGAATTTATTTTCAATCACTTCATTTACTGGGTTTGATTATGAGGTTTCGGGTCTTAGTGCCAATGGAATAGGAATTGCAGGTTATGGTATTCCGCATTCAAAATCTATCACTTTTGGTATTACTACTAATTTCTAA
- a CDS encoding sugar porter family MFS transporter — protein sequence MKFKILIWSLIASFAGFLFGFDTVVISGADKALQQLWHSSDFFHGSVVMAMALWGTVIGALFGGIPTNKIGRKKTLLIIGFLFSISALGSSLANNPWVFAFFRFIGGLGIGASTIAAPSYISEIAPAKERGRLVGFYQFNIVLGILCAFLSNFFLSDFGENSWRWMLGIQLFPSIVYSILVLYIPESPRWLLSNNRIEEAKEVLNLFTTQDEQDLLVSGIENTNIPLSETIFIKKYRYPLILVFLISSFNQLSGINAFLYYAPRIFEEAGLGSKTALLSSIGIGIINLIFTMLGVYLIDKLGRRILMIIGSIGYIASLSLVALAFFLQWTGLAVPIFLFVFIASHAIGQGAVIWVFISEIFPNHLRASGQSFGSSVHWVLAAIIPSMIPILFSNYGVGNVFAFFALMMVLQLVFVLFMMPETKGITLEEMNQNLSKQK from the coding sequence ATGAAGTTCAAAATTTTAATATGGTCATTGATTGCATCATTTGCAGGTTTTTTATTTGGATTTGATACAGTAGTTATTTCTGGTGCAGACAAAGCCTTGCAGCAATTGTGGCATTCGAGTGATTTCTTCCATGGATCAGTAGTGATGGCAATGGCATTATGGGGTACTGTAATAGGGGCTCTTTTTGGAGGAATACCTACAAACAAAATAGGTCGTAAAAAAACGTTGCTAATTATTGGATTCTTATTTTCAATTTCGGCTTTAGGGTCATCTCTAGCAAATAATCCATGGGTATTTGCATTTTTTAGATTTATAGGTGGATTAGGAATAGGTGCATCTACAATTGCAGCTCCTTCTTATATTTCAGAAATTGCTCCAGCTAAAGAAAGAGGACGCTTAGTAGGGTTTTATCAATTCAATATAGTTCTAGGGATTTTATGTGCTTTTTTATCCAATTTTTTCTTGAGTGATTTTGGAGAGAACTCTTGGAGATGGATGTTGGGAATTCAGTTATTTCCTTCCATTGTATATTCAATTCTAGTATTGTACATTCCTGAAAGTCCTAGGTGGCTATTGTCTAATAACAGAATTGAAGAAGCAAAAGAAGTTTTAAATCTTTTTACAACTCAAGATGAACAAGACCTTTTAGTTTCAGGGATTGAAAATACTAATATACCGTTAAGTGAAACTATTTTTATAAAAAAATATAGATACCCTTTAATACTAGTTTTTCTTATTTCTAGCTTCAATCAGTTGTCTGGAATTAATGCTTTTTTATATTATGCACCTAGAATTTTTGAAGAAGCAGGTCTAGGTTCTAAAACTGCATTGTTGAGTAGTATAGGTATTGGTATTATTAATTTAATTTTTACGATGCTAGGGGTCTACTTAATTGATAAGTTAGGTAGAAGAATATTAATGATTATTGGCTCTATTGGATATATAGCATCACTTTCATTAGTTGCATTAGCATTTTTTCTTCAATGGACAGGTTTAGCGGTACCTATTTTCCTTTTTGTTTTTATTGCGTCTCATGCAATAGGGCAAGGTGCTGTTATTTGGGTATTCATTTCTGAAATATTTCCCAATCATCTTCGAGCTTCTGGTCAATCTTTTGGAAGTTCGGTCCATTGGGTATTAGCCGCTATTATCCCATCGATGATACCAATTTTATTTTCAAATTATGGAGTGGGTAATGTATTTGCCTTCTTTGCCTTAATGATGGTTCTTCAGTTAGTTTTTGTACTCTTCATGATGCCAGAAACTAAAGGAATAACTCTAGAGGAAATGAATCAGAATCTTTCTAAACAAAAATAA
- a CDS encoding glycoside hydrolase family 32 protein — MIKLKIEQLILCVFSLYFVNAQDIKQAEEFRPKVHFTPQKNWINDPNGMFYYNGEYHLFYQYNPYADVWGHISWGHAKTKDLVKWEHLPIALEEENKIMNFSGSAVVDWENTSGFGSKKNPPIVAIYTSYDATTGFQHQSIAYSNDNARTFTKYSNNPVLNLNSKDFRDPKVFWDEIHKNWVMIVAMSMEKKILFYSSTNLKEWTKMSEFGSKGITEGVWECPDLFPLSYKDKTKWILTVNLGNGNIAGGSGIHYFIGEFDGKNFVLDGTKTSSGLEYQFLDYGKDFYAAVTWDGIPNQTTKSRKWLGWMNNWQYASDIPSRGWRGSMTIPRNLYLDKDDTGYLLRQEPINLTESYDKGMCVLSKKISIDEVNTLFETNNSYSLSFDLSFSFLPQKANGDLIFQIVNDEKQYINLTYNSNTDNWIIIRKDKEINKQEYQSIQTLKETSSYSKKRKHVRIIIDKNSAEIFLDNGKKVATNLFFPSGEKSARVEIKSLNPKIKLLDFSLQKFK; from the coding sequence ATGATAAAACTAAAGATTGAACAACTAATTCTATGTGTATTTTCTCTATACTTTGTAAATGCTCAAGATATAAAACAAGCTGAAGAATTCAGGCCTAAAGTACATTTTACGCCTCAAAAAAATTGGATAAATGACCCTAATGGGATGTTTTATTATAACGGAGAATACCATCTATTTTACCAATATAATCCATATGCTGATGTATGGGGTCATATAAGTTGGGGTCATGCAAAAACTAAAGATTTAGTAAAATGGGAGCATTTGCCAATTGCATTAGAAGAGGAAAACAAAATAATGAATTTTTCAGGTTCAGCTGTAGTTGATTGGGAAAACACCAGTGGTTTTGGAAGTAAAAAAAATCCGCCAATAGTAGCTATCTATACCAGCTATGATGCAACAACGGGTTTTCAACATCAAAGTATAGCATACAGTAATGACAATGCTCGTACGTTCACTAAATATTCGAATAATCCAGTCTTAAATTTAAATAGCAAAGATTTTCGTGACCCAAAAGTATTTTGGGATGAAATTCATAAAAACTGGGTTATGATTGTAGCAATGTCTATGGAAAAGAAAATCCTATTTTATAGTTCTACTAATTTAAAAGAATGGACTAAAATGAGTGAGTTTGGCTCAAAAGGAATCACTGAAGGAGTTTGGGAATGTCCGGATTTATTTCCTTTAAGTTATAAAGATAAAACGAAATGGATATTAACGGTCAATTTGGGGAATGGAAATATAGCAGGGGGTTCTGGAATTCATTACTTTATTGGTGAATTCGACGGAAAAAATTTCGTTTTAGATGGAACTAAGACTTCATCTGGTTTAGAGTATCAATTTTTGGATTATGGTAAGGATTTTTATGCTGCTGTAACCTGGGATGGAATTCCTAATCAAACTACGAAATCGAGAAAATGGCTAGGATGGATGAATAATTGGCAATATGCTTCTGACATACCCTCAAGAGGGTGGAGAGGTTCAATGACTATCCCAAGAAATTTATATTTAGACAAAGACGATACAGGCTATCTATTAAGACAGGAGCCAATTAACTTAACTGAATCTTATGATAAGGGAATGTGTGTTCTGTCTAAAAAAATATCTATTGATGAGGTAAATACCCTTTTTGAAACAAATAATTCATATAGTTTGTCATTTGATTTGAGTTTTTCTTTCCTTCCTCAAAAAGCAAATGGAGATTTAATATTTCAAATTGTAAATGATGAAAAGCAATATATTAATTTGACTTATAATTCAAACACTGACAACTGGATTATAATTAGAAAAGATAAAGAGATTAATAAACAAGAATATCAATCTATTCAAACTCTAAAAGAAACAAGTTCTTATTCAAAAAAGAGAAAGCATGTTCGAATAATCATTGATAAAAATTCAGCTGAGATATTTTTAGACAATGGAAAGAAGGTAGCTACTAATTTATTTTTCCCTTCAGGCGAAAAGTCGGCTAGAGTTGAGATAAAATCTTTAAATCCAAAGATTAAATTATTAGATTTTTCTCTTCAAAAATTTAAATAA
- a CDS encoding GH32 C-terminal domain-containing protein codes for MKKCIFLGFLSMVILVSCSSKKTSTPPSPIDPNPKPPTTINAKEIVSFKFNESNGETTNESKTGSNLTINVPSGAAERIVGVEGNAIVVNGFYGWASGKINVTYPTSNVAITGWVAPSAFPVQRKDADPITENTVASIFSNVNPSTGAGVALGVDQYGRIIGQCMVGSTLSQIVSDVQIPLKKWSFITMNVTGTNGKAELYLNGDLVQTKTFTGGSLVWDNSASVFIGKESKVKTVAGFDTNGLTGAIDKVSVWDNILTTNEIKSQFSTVTVPTPNLSIPIAERYKNDKHRPKYHLAPSAGWTNESHGLFYLQGKYHLFSQRNFNGPYLEHINWGHYVSTDLVNWEEKQQVLWPQPGFDEVGIWSGHVVVTGDNPYLFYTGVNKAKAAIGLAKSNSPFDTWNKNTSPVITSAPTTGYTHADFRDPFVFEYNSNWYMMVGTGLRNGTARGGLFLYKSALPDFTKWDLQGTMLEGSPSVDQTGEFWEMPIYYNFGSKSILLINKLPNANSLYWTGNFNGSKFIVDSQVPTSLELINQLLSPSIGKDANGNLTAIGIIPDNVTSAKHKSQGWANVFSLPRAWTLVNSKIKQVPHPNLLNLRSGQSTSFSNLSYDDSSTNILNGASGSQYEIVATTNPGTATKVGFVLHKNTATTEQTLIYYDVANKSFVVDRSKSSVLSDVPKTNQSTAYELPAGDIKWRIFVDASVVEVFINEELAFATRVFPSGVVNGIDLYARGGTANASEVKIYNISTGGVTSVAKTTSEKEELIHPIVFPNPSNSFFNFHFENIKSLSSIYAYVFDLNGFPVKKIETTVDNSNPTFYWDGFLDNGFKANQGVYIVKGFINNSLFEAKIILN; via the coding sequence ATGAAGAAATGTATCTTTTTGGGTTTCCTATCTATGGTTATATTAGTGAGTTGTAGTTCTAAAAAAACATCAACACCACCTTCTCCAATTGACCCTAATCCAAAACCGCCAACAACTATCAATGCTAAAGAAATAGTATCATTCAAGTTTAATGAATCAAATGGAGAAACAACAAATGAAAGTAAAACCGGTTCAAATTTAACGATTAATGTTCCTAGTGGGGCTGCAGAGAGAATAGTAGGCGTAGAGGGTAATGCCATAGTTGTAAATGGTTTTTATGGTTGGGCCTCTGGGAAAATTAATGTCACTTATCCAACTTCAAATGTTGCAATAACTGGATGGGTAGCTCCTTCTGCTTTTCCTGTACAGAGAAAAGATGCTGACCCAATTACTGAAAATACTGTAGCTTCTATTTTCTCAAACGTGAATCCTTCAACAGGGGCTGGAGTTGCTTTAGGAGTTGATCAGTATGGGAGAATAATTGGTCAATGTATGGTAGGAAGCACATTAAGTCAGATCGTTTCGGACGTTCAAATTCCACTTAAAAAATGGAGTTTTATTACAATGAATGTGACTGGAACAAATGGAAAAGCCGAGCTTTATCTAAATGGAGATTTGGTACAAACTAAAACATTTACTGGAGGTAGTCTGGTGTGGGATAATTCAGCGTCAGTATTTATTGGGAAAGAGTCTAAGGTTAAAACTGTTGCGGGTTTTGATACTAATGGATTGACTGGGGCGATTGATAAAGTGAGTGTTTGGGACAATATTTTAACTACTAATGAAATTAAATCTCAATTTAGTACAGTGACTGTACCAACACCTAATTTGTCAATACCTATAGCAGAAAGATATAAAAACGATAAGCACAGACCTAAGTATCATTTAGCGCCTTCTGCTGGATGGACAAATGAGTCACATGGATTGTTTTATTTACAAGGAAAATACCATCTATTTAGTCAGCGTAACTTTAACGGTCCCTATTTAGAACATATCAATTGGGGACATTATGTGAGCACTGATTTGGTGAATTGGGAAGAAAAACAACAAGTATTATGGCCTCAGCCAGGTTTTGATGAAGTTGGTATTTGGTCAGGTCATGTTGTTGTTACGGGCGATAATCCTTATTTATTCTATACAGGAGTGAACAAAGCAAAAGCCGCAATTGGACTTGCTAAATCAAATTCACCTTTTGACACATGGAATAAAAACACTTCTCCTGTTATTACAAGTGCTCCTACAACCGGATATACTCATGCCGATTTTAGAGACCCTTTTGTTTTTGAATATAACTCAAATTGGTATATGATGGTGGGTACCGGATTAAGAAACGGAACCGCTAGAGGTGGATTGTTTTTATATAAATCAGCTTTGCCAGATTTTACTAAATGGGATTTACAAGGGACTATGTTAGAAGGTAGTCCTAGTGTAGATCAGACTGGTGAATTCTGGGAGATGCCTATATATTATAATTTTGGGTCTAAATCGATTCTTTTGATTAATAAACTTCCGAATGCGAATTCTTTATACTGGACAGGTAATTTTAATGGCTCAAAATTTATTGTTGATTCACAAGTTCCTACAAGTTTAGAATTAATCAATCAATTATTATCCCCTTCCATTGGTAAGGATGCTAATGGAAATTTAACTGCGATTGGGATTATTCCTGATAATGTAACTTCTGCAAAGCATAAGAGTCAAGGTTGGGCTAATGTATTCAGTTTACCAAGAGCATGGACTCTTGTAAATTCTAAAATCAAGCAGGTACCCCATCCCAATCTTCTAAATTTGAGAAGTGGTCAATCAACGTCTTTTAGTAATTTAAGTTATGATGACTCTAGTACCAATATCTTAAATGGAGCAAGTGGTTCTCAATATGAAATTGTTGCCACTACAAATCCAGGGACAGCAACTAAAGTAGGTTTCGTTTTACATAAAAATACAGCAACTACTGAACAAACACTTATATATTATGATGTAGCTAATAAAAGTTTTGTTGTAGATAGAAGTAAATCATCAGTACTTAGCGATGTGCCAAAAACAAATCAATCTACTGCATACGAACTTCCAGCCGGCGATATTAAATGGCGAATTTTTGTTGATGCTTCAGTAGTAGAGGTATTTATTAATGAAGAACTAGCTTTCGCTACAAGAGTATTTCCATCAGGTGTTGTTAATGGAATTGATCTCTATGCAAGGGGAGGAACCGCAAACGCTTCAGAAGTTAAAATTTATAATATAAGTACTGGAGGCGTAACCTCGGTCGCAAAAACCACCTCGGAAAAGGAGGAATTAATTCATCCTATTGTTTTTCCAAATCCATCTAATTCGTTTTTTAATTTTCATTTTGAAAATATTAAATCATTAAGCTCAATTTATGCATATGTATTTGATTTAAATGGTTTTCCTGTTAAAAAAATTGAAACAACAGTAGATAATTCTAATCCAACGTTCTATTGGGATGGGTTTTTAGATAATGGATTTAAAGCGAATCAAGGTGTATATATTGTAAAAGGATTTATTAATAATAGCTTATTTGAAGCTAAAATAATTTTGAATTAA